In the genome of Pseudothermotoga sp., one region contains:
- the secG gene encoding preprotein translocase subunit SecG produces MKTFMIVLHSLISAGLIYMVIVQMGKFAELGGAFGSGALYTMFGRKKGLDTSGKITLGLAIAFMVSSILTAFFISR; encoded by the coding sequence GTGAAAACGTTCATGATAGTTCTTCATTCACTGATCAGCGCAGGGCTCATCTACATGGTGATCGTTCAGATGGGCAAGTTCGCCGAGCTCGGCGGAGCTTTTGGTAGCGGAGCACTCTACACCATGTTTGGAAGGAAGAAAGGTCTCGATACTTCTGGTAAGATCACGCTCGGTCTTGCCATAGCTTTCATGGTGAGCAGTATTTTGACGGCTTTTTTCAT